Genomic window (Streptosporangium brasiliense):
GTTTTGCTCATGATGCCAGAGCGGGAGCCTGACATCCAAGCCACTCATCGCCACCACGTTCCCCCCGCCATGAGGAGACACACGGTCATGCAGTACCGCAATTTGGGCCGTACCGGTGTGCAGGTCAGCACCCTCGCGCTCGGCGCGATGAACTTCGGCAAGATCGGGCGCACCACCCAGGACGAGGTCACCGCCATCGTCGACGCCGCCCTTGGGGCCGGGATCAACCTGATCGACACCGCCGACGTGTACAGCGGCGGCGAGTCGGAAGAGATGGTGGGCAGAGCCATCGCCGGCCGCCGCGAGGACATCGTGCTGGCCACCAAGGCGAGCCTGCCGATGGGCGACGAGCGCAACCATCAGGGCGGTTCGCGCCGCTGGCTGGTCACCGCACTGGACGGCAGCCTGCGCCGTCTCGGTGTCGACCACGTCGATCTCTACCAGGTCCACCGGTGGGACCCCCGTACCGGCGACGAGGAGACGCTGTCGGCTCTGACCGACCTGCAGCGCGCAGGGAAGATCCGTTACTTCGGCTCCTCGACCTTCCCCGCCTACCGCATCGTGCAGGCACAGTGGGCTGCCCGCGAGCACCACCTGAGCCGCTACGTCACGGAACAGCCCAGCTACTCGATCCTGCAGCGCGGAATCGAGGCCCACGTCCTGCCGGTAACCGAGGAATACGGGCTCGGTGTGTTGGCGTGGAGCCCGTTGGCCTCGGGCTGGCTGTCGGGCGCGATCCGCGAGGGCCGGGAGATCACCAGCAACCGCTCAGCGTTCATGCCGCAGCGTTTCGATACCACCGTCCCCGCCAACCGGGCCAGGCTCGAAGCCGTCGAGCGGTTGGCCGAGGTCGCCGACGAGGCCGGCCTGACCATGATCCAGCTCGCGCTCGGATTCGTGACCGCGCACCCTGGCGTGACCGGCGCGCTCATCGGCCCCCGTACGCCGGGCCACCTGCACTCGCAACTCGCCGCCGCGGACACCGTGCTCTCCGCCGACGTACTCGATGCGATCGACGCCATCGTGGCCCCCGGCACCGACCTGGCCGCGCACGAGAAGAACGACACTCCGCCCGCGCTGCTCGACCCGTCCCTGCGACGCCGCTGATCGACAGCGGTTGGCGGTACCGGCCGCCAGGAGCGTAAAGCGCCACGTCACGGCCACTGTGTCGGCGGTCCGGCCTGGACCGCGACGCGCAGCCGGAGACACCGGCATTTCGGCGCCGACTGCGAGCACCGTTCGATCAGGCCGGCATCGGTCGAACAGGGCGACTCAGGCGTCCTTTGCGGCCGGCCGACCGGCGGGATCAGCTCGCGTTGCCGAGTTCTCCGGTTCACGCCGGGTGAGCACCAAAGGGGCGTCCTCGGTGATGGCGACCGTGTGCTCGGAGTGGGCCGTGCGCGAGCCGTCGGCCGACCGGATGGTCCAGCCGTCGGGGTCGTAGACGATCCGGTCGGTCGTGCGGGCGAACCAGGGTTCGAGCGCGAGGGTCAGGCCCGGCCGGAGCTTCAGGCCGCGGCCTGCCCGGCCCCTGTTGGAGACGTGGGGCCCCTCGTGCATGGTGCGGCCGATGCCGTGGCCACCGAACTCGGTGTTGACCGGGTAACCGTAGTCGTGGGCTACCGCCCAGATGGCCGCCGAGATGTCACCCAGGCGGTTGCCCGGACGTGCCACCTCGATCGCCGCCTCCAACGCCTCCTCGGTGGCGCGGATGATCCGCAGGTCCTCCTCGGCAGCGGTCCCGACGACGACCGTGCGCGCCGAGTCGGCCACCCAGCCGTCGACGCTGACCGCGAGGTCCGCGCTGAGCACGTCCCCGTCGCGCAGCGTGTAGTCGTGGGGCAGGCCGTGCAGGACGGCGTCGTTGACCGACAGGCAGATGACGTTGCGGAACGGGCCGCGTCCGAAGGACGGCGCGTAGTCCCAGTAGCACGACTCCGCCCCGCGCCGTTTGATCATGCCGCGCACGTGGTGCTCCAGGTCCAACAGGTTGACACCCACGTCAGCGAGTCGGCCGACCTCGGAGAGCACCTCGGCGACGAAACGCCCGGCCACATGCATGCGTTGGATCTCCGCAGGCGTCTTCAGTTCAATCACGAATACCTCGCGTCACAGGGTGTTGGTATTACTATACCGGTACCCTAGCACTTGCCGGTATAGTAATACCAACCCTATCCTCGGAGCATGGTCCGCCAACCACTCACACCTGAGCAGATCGAAGCAGGCAGGCGCCTCGGCGCCCTGCTGCGCCACGCGCGAGCGGGACGCGACCTGGCGGAAGTCGCGCACGCGGCTGGTATCTCGCCGGAAACCCTGCGCAAGATCGAGACCGGACGGCTGCCGTCCCCCGGGTTCGGCACGATCGTCTGCCTCGGCGAGGCACTCAACGTGCCGGTTCAGGAGTTGGCAGCTACCTGGCGCGGCAACGACCTACCGCTGGAAGCCGTCTCGTAGCCGCTGTTGCGCCCGCCCGCGGAGTCCCGGTGGGCCGGCCCGGCCTGGTGACGCGGCGGGCGACGGCGGGTAGTCGTCGACGGTCATGGAGTTGTAGAGGCGTGCGCTCCTGGTGGTGAGGCGGACGAGGGCGCGGCTGGGCCCTGCGGGCAGGGCGGAGATCAGGCGGGCGCCCTGGGCCAGTCCCCACACGCCGAGGTGCGAGGTGGGGATCAGGGTCTTCGCCGCGCTCAGCGCGGCCGCGTGGCTGCCACGCACGTGCTCGGCCATTGCGCGCTCGTAGGCGGGGAAGGCGCGCTCGTGGTCACCGTCCGCCCGCGCCAGCTCCCCGGCGAGGACGTACGCGCCGACAACGGCCAGGCTGGTGCTGCCGCCGACGGCCGGGCCGGGGCAGTAGCCCGCGTCGCCGACGAGCGTCACCCTCCCCCGCGACCAGGTGTCCATGCGGAGCTGGGTGATCGAGTCGAAGTAGAACGCCGGGGTGCGGTCCAGCTCGTCCAGCCAGCGGTCCACGTCGGCGTGCATGCCGTCGAACGCACCGCGCAGCAGCTCCTTCTGCCGGGGCACGTCGTGGTGATGGTAGTGGAGCTCGCGCTCGCTCCGGAACAGGAACAACGCCCGCGCGTCGCCGAGGTGCCGCGCGCCGTACATGCCTGCAGTGCGGCCGACGCCGACGTGGATGAGGAGCTCGCCGTCGAGCCTGGAGACGTTCGGCAGGGTCAGCACCCCGAGGTAGGCCCCGGTGAAGGCGCTGAAGCGGGACTCCTTGCCGAAGACGAGGCGACGCACGTTGGAGTGCAGCCCGTCCGCGCCGACGACGAGGTCGAAGCGGCGCGGCGCGGCGTTCTCGAACCGCACTTCGCCGTCGGGCGAGATCGCGCTGATCGAGTCGCCGAAGACGTACTCGACGTCGTCTCGCGCGGCGTCGTAGTAGATCTCGCTCAGTTCGTCGCGCATGATCTCGACGTGCCGGTCGGAGGTGGCGCCGAAGATCTTGGAGAGGTCCACCCGGACGGGGCGCCGTGCGCCCTCCTGACAGACGGTCATCCGGTCGGTGCCGGTGGCCCGCTCCTCGATGCGTGGGAGCACGCCCATCTTCTCCGAGATGTTCATCGCGGGCCGGAACAGGTCGACCGCGTGTCCGCCCGTCTTGCGCGGTGCGGGGGCCCGCTCCACGACGGTGACCTCGAAGCCGTATCTCGTGAGCCAGTAGGCCAGCACCGGACCGGCGACGCTGGCGCCGGAGACGAGAATCCGCATGGCATCCCTCCTTCTTGTCATTCAGCCCACCCGTACGGCGTGGATCGCGGTGAAGGCCAGCAGGGGGGTGGCGGTCCGCGGCGGATCCTCGAGCAGGGGCGAGTGCCCAAGTCCGGGCAGCAACTCGACCTTCGCGCCCGGGACAGCGCGGTAGTCGGAGGTGGATGAGGATCGCCACCTGCGGTCGTCCTCGCCGAAGATCACC
Coding sequences:
- a CDS encoding helix-turn-helix domain-containing protein, with product MVRQPLTPEQIEAGRRLGALLRHARAGRDLAEVAHAAGISPETLRKIETGRLPSPGFGTIVCLGEALNVPVQELAATWRGNDLPLEAVS
- a CDS encoding FAD-dependent monooxygenase: MRILVSGASVAGPVLAYWLTRYGFEVTVVERAPAPRKTGGHAVDLFRPAMNISEKMGVLPRIEERATGTDRMTVCQEGARRPVRVDLSKIFGATSDRHVEIMRDELSEIYYDAARDDVEYVFGDSISAISPDGEVRFENAAPRRFDLVVGADGLHSNVRRLVFGKESRFSAFTGAYLGVLTLPNVSRLDGELLIHVGVGRTAGMYGARHLGDARALFLFRSERELHYHHHDVPRQKELLRGAFDGMHADVDRWLDELDRTPAFYFDSITQLRMDTWSRGRVTLVGDAGYCPGPAVGGSTSLAVVGAYVLAGELARADGDHERAFPAYERAMAEHVRGSHAAALSAAKTLIPTSHLGVWGLAQGARLISALPAGPSRALVRLTTRSARLYNSMTVDDYPPSPAASPGRAGPPGLRGRAQQRLRDGFQR
- the map gene encoding type I methionyl aminopeptidase, translating into MIELKTPAEIQRMHVAGRFVAEVLSEVGRLADVGVNLLDLEHHVRGMIKRRGAESCYWDYAPSFGRGPFRNVICLSVNDAVLHGLPHDYTLRDGDVLSADLAVSVDGWVADSARTVVVGTAAEEDLRIIRATEEALEAAIEVARPGNRLGDISAAIWAVAHDYGYPVNTEFGGHGIGRTMHEGPHVSNRGRAGRGLKLRPGLTLALEPWFARTTDRIVYDPDGWTIRSADGSRTAHSEHTVAITEDAPLVLTRREPENSATRADPAGRPAAKDA
- a CDS encoding aldo/keto reductase, whose translation is MQYRNLGRTGVQVSTLALGAMNFGKIGRTTQDEVTAIVDAALGAGINLIDTADVYSGGESEEMVGRAIAGRREDIVLATKASLPMGDERNHQGGSRRWLVTALDGSLRRLGVDHVDLYQVHRWDPRTGDEETLSALTDLQRAGKIRYFGSSTFPAYRIVQAQWAAREHHLSRYVTEQPSYSILQRGIEAHVLPVTEEYGLGVLAWSPLASGWLSGAIREGREITSNRSAFMPQRFDTTVPANRARLEAVERLAEVADEAGLTMIQLALGFVTAHPGVTGALIGPRTPGHLHSQLAAADTVLSADVLDAIDAIVAPGTDLAAHEKNDTPPALLDPSLRRR